The Fusarium poae strain DAOMC 252244 chromosome 2, whole genome shotgun sequence nucleotide sequence AAGAGGATGGACGCGATCTCCAACCAAGCAAGGGCAAAGCCAAAGTCCCTGACGGGGTCAATCATCTCAGCCATGTAAGTGACAAAGTTGATGTTGCCTGAATAGGCGTAGCAGATCTTGAGGCAAGCGTTGAGGCCGGATCGGAAATCCGGGTTGGCGACCACCTTGATCTCCTTCTTCCAGTTTGCGGGCGCAGCAGTGGGATTGTTGACTCCCAGGGACACCATGACAATGATGGAAGCGGCGATGACGGAGACCATGCAGGGGATACCTGACTGGGAGACGAACTTGGAGGTTCGTGGCGCGCAGAGGACCCAGCAGCACAGGCAAGCGATTCCGATGTAGCCCACAGTACACAGAGAGTGGCTGGAGATGGTGTTGAAGGCGATAGAGAGCGTGACACTCGCTGAAGCAGCCGTCATGATAACTTGAACCATCAAGCCAATTCCGCTAATCACACTCAAAGGTCGACCTCCAACAACCTTTGTCATATCGACAACATTTACGACATGGGGGTAGCGACCATAGAACTGTTTAAGAACGTAGGCTGTATACCACGAGAGCAAACCTATTCCTATGATTGCAATGAGTCCAGGAACTAGATTCGTCAGTCAGTCAATATCTCGTGAAATGGCGGTTGGGGTGAGAAATGGGTGAAGCATCATTTCTCCCCCCCTGGAGTATAAACATACCGATTCCCATGGTTTTCAACACACTAGGAAGGGAAAGAACACCCAGACCCACTTGATTTGTGAGCAAGGCAAACGTCGTGTCCCATTTTGTCATGTTGCGAAAGTTCTTTGCGCCCTCGCCTCCACCGAAGCCATTCTCGACCACGGGAACATTGTGAGCAGATTGAAGGTCATCAATGTGACCCTTCTCATTATCAAGAGGCATCTTCTCCTTGCTATTTGTCTTGCTGGAGTCGTGACCCTGATCCGAAGGGTAGATGTCGTTGTGTGCGTCTTGTGGATATGTAGACATGATGGGCGAGTTGTGTATTGCACTCTTGTATGTGTGTATATATATGTCCGGGTATATCAGATGAGAATTGACTCGCTTTTTTAAAGAATGATACAGAGAGCAAAGAGTTTATAATGATTCAAAGAGACTATGAGAGATgggacgaggaggaggaggaggagggatgAAGAGAGGACGATGATGTGTAATTCGACAGCAGATGGAAAGAGAATTATATACAAGTCCAACAGAGTAACAAAAAGGCTAAACCAACAACGGTCAGATAAGCAATCAGTCTCTCGGAATTCCCTCATTAAGCTCCGCGTTTTCTTTCCTTAAAAGCGCGTGGCCGGTGCTCCAGCTTTGTTCATCAACTCACACGGCGTATATCCTATCCTGGGGTTCCACACCCCAAGATAGTGAGTGAgcgtgtgtgtgtgtgtaagTAGTATTATCGGAATTATAAAGGATAAAACCCATGCATGACAAGGGGTGTGTGTACATATGTTAGCAGCGAGCCAAGATTACAGTCGGACTAGACCAGCCTTGGACTTTTTCTGGGGTTACCCTCTTTCTCTTACATCGGCGGCAAAAAAACTGTGCCTTGCTTGACTTGTCAGAGACTTTTTAGTTAGTCTTGATGATCATCACCGCTGGGAATTCCCCAATTCGTGTCCCTCATTTGTGGGTATGGGATTCTTGTTTTGTTCCCTATGAGTCTTTTGGCTATGGGAATACACAACTGGATAGTTCCCCGAAGGTAGAACACCCCAAGAATCATGATCAAGAGATATGTACAGAAACCCTTGTAAACGGACAATGCATGTGGTATGAGGGACCTTTTTTCTCCACCCCGTTGTGAGGGATTACATGGGGGTCTCCACGGTATCCATCCATCGTATCTGTCTCTGTTTACTTTTATGGAAAGGAATTGACATTTCTGTTAGGTTATTTGCATGATGCCAATTGGGTGCCGGTGTGAAAAGCTGGGGGACAGAGAGACACAGCAGAGTGGTGGAAACACGCTAGAAGCTCATCATCCATGTTTGCTACTGCACCTCCTTTCCGGGCCGTTTTTtatctctcttcttttttcatTTGCTAAGATGCTGTATAACATAACTAATATCTATCTTGTTGACCTCGAGGCGGATCCCGATGAGCTGGTCAGAGTATCCATTGGGCTGCGTATGTCTATCAATAACTAAATGTCATCATCATATCTGTCGGTAGTTTTAAATACCTGTTAAACAAAATGACCAACATCATGGTCCAAAAGGTCTTTGTTTATCATGAATCTCTTGTCCTTTCTTCCTGTTATAGTTcgcctcttttttctttgaaTCCAAAAGAGGCAATTATGCTACTAGTATCTTTACAACCTAGTTTCAAAACTTTTTCATCCTCCGAATTCGAGGCTGACGGGCGCGTTACCTAGAGAGGTTTAAATCTTCAACACGTTCAGGGCAAGGACCAGGTCTAGTATGTACATACGGAGATCCGAAGTGGAGAAGGacgccttttttctttctctttctggGCTCTCATTCCGCTttatttcccttttttcCCCTTGGTCCCTTTGATTGTATTGAGGATCATAACGGTAGTTGACCGCAGGAGCGGAAAGACTGTAACTCTGCTTTAGTACGCCTCAAATTGGCAGAATTGTTGTTTTGTCCACTGTAGGACATGCCGTTGGGGAAATTGGAGAGGTTGTTGGAGAAGGGACAGACAGGATCAGGGATGTTACCCAATAACCATACAGCATAAAGTTCATGCCCGTCCAAGACGTCAAGTTAAATCTTGTGTTCCACAATACAAATCCTCATTAACTTGTCAAGTGTCAGCTGAGAAAAGTGTCTCATCCAGTCGGATTCTCTCATTGCTCTCCCTTCCAAGAGAAATACGGAAATTAACCCCTGTTCATGTCGTCATCCCTAAACCCTGACACGCACGCTTCTTGCCTCTGACCAACATATTTCTAGTCGTTTTCTAGAAGAAACTGGTGTGATATGCACGCTCGCGTGGGGTGTTTGTGACACGATACCATGTTGAACTCCGACTCGTAAAATGTCCCCTTTTGCCAAATGACAACTGCAATATGTATACGGAATAGTTAACCATACTCTTTGACCCTTGAATGGGGACTTGCACGGCATATTCTGGGGGTCCGGTCCGATTCCTTGGCTGCTGGGCCTCATTACAAAGGCAACTCAAACAATGGAATGGGTAACCACACGTAATTCCATCGATTTCCCCATGACTTTTACGTACAATAAACTGACACAACGCAACAGTCCCCATGGGAAATTCTCCATacttttcttcttcccccCAGTAAATTCTCGCGGGTTATCCGGGGGCAATGCACTCCAGATGTCTTCCCTTGACTGGCGACTGGATACTTGATACATCAGTCTAGCAGACCGAGATATTATCGATcaagcttttattatctGTGCGTAGACAAGTTTCATTCTATATCGCCGAACATAATtcgccttttcttttttattgtCTTGCCCAGGGCAATAGTCTCGGCCATGCCCGGTTCTTTGTTTTGACCCTGCAGATCTCCCACGAGCGAGCGAGCAAGCAAGCATTCTGCAGCTCAGCGAACAGGGGTTGGCTTTTTCTAGTGCATTGTTCGGTGCAGATTTAGGTGCCCGAAATCAACACGCCAAGATCGGAGATATGTTAGTGTGAAGAAATATCTGATGTGTAAAAATAAACGGTTCGACTATCGTCAAGTCCTCTCAAGAGCCTATCGGAACTGTAATAGAGAAGCAATGATATCACTTGTGCTCAGATAGTCATCCATCCTCGCCTATTTGCTCAAATGTCAGACTTCTCAGTTAGGCAAGTATCGTCACATCTAGCAGTTTCACGGTCAGTCTATCCGGACCGTTACAATGCAGATCACACTCCTTATCATCAGCCGCAAAGTAAAGAAGGATCATGAATCAACAAGCCTTGCGAGGCATATCTTGTAAATGTAATGAGGAGTGATAGACGCGAAGCACATCATGGCATCGGGATCTCACGGGGGTCTGAGCATGCATCACCTTGTTTGAGATGACGGAAAACAACGGTCCTTGTAATAAGGGTCGTCCATGCTTCTCGGTGTCGTCTCCGCTTCCAGTAAATTCTAATGCGCTTGATATCCAATAGGCATTGCTATCCTCCGTGCTGGAGCTGTATGTCGCCGGATGGCCTCCATCAGTGCCCAACTTCAAAGCCGGCGATATCCTTGATATACGATTGGGACGAGCTCTTATTACTAGTACTTGCCACGGCGATTTCTCGGATGCGTCTGTAGAGATCCTTTCTCATAGCTAACTAGTTGATCGAAAACGTGTGACGCCAAAGAGTCTCCGGCCGGAACCTCGCAAGTTGAAGCCGTCCCGAAGCTAGTGAAGGGAGTGTCTGCTATTGACAGACATACCAAAGTGGGTGGCACGATATGTGAGATGATACGTAGCAATATCATGACATCAACTAACATCAAAGAGTTGCGAGTTTCCCAAATCTTACGTTACGATAACAACTCATGCAGTTTCCATCATGTCATCAGAACCCCGATTGCTGGGAGCCTGAGAAACAAAACCGAGAAGACATTCCATGCTGTCCTGGCGCAGGTCTTGGGTTTTCGTGTTTGGATTCTCTGATTCCCCAAGAATTATAAGTATGAGAAGACAAATGGAGACTGTTTCTGACAAGCTCTCCAAGCTTTGAGTATTCCCAAACAATCCCATCTAGCAGGCAGCAGAAGCCCCAGCCTCAAGCTTAGGATATGAGCATCATTCCATAATAATCTTGTCTAAATAACATAAATTGGTCTAAGAATTGCGTCTCTTGTATCTGGTGTAA carries:
- a CDS encoding hypothetical protein (TransMembrane:11 (i72-91o97-118i143-169o175-195i207-227o252-274i286-308o328-353i374-395o401-425i437-459o)), producing the protein MSTYPQDAHNDIYPSDQGHDSSKTNSKEKMPLDNEKGHIDDLQSAHNVPVVENGFGGGEGAKNFRNMTKWDTTFALLTNQVGLGVLSLPSVLKTMGIVPGLIAIIGIGLLSWYTAYVLKQFYGRYPHVVNVVDMTKVVGGRPLSVISGIGLMVQVIMTAASASVTLSIAFNTISSHSLCTVGYIGIACLCCWVLCAPRTSKFVSQSGIPCMVSVIAASIIVMVSLGVNNPTAAPANWKKEIKVVANPDFRSGLNACLKICYAYSGNINFVTYMAEMIDPVRDFGFALAWLEIASILFYVVVAIAIYCLAGEYTVSPALGSAPELIAKIAYGIVLPAIFSTGLAFGHTGIKYVYVQVMKHFKLQSEMTANNVRSWSIWMTIVTVFWVLCFILSNAIPVFDSILSIASATTISWFTFGFSGIFWFHMNWNQLFSSPKNIMLFCLNSFLIGISLFMNAAGLWSSITELLDLFANASSSIQGVFSCGSNSIF